In one Actinomyces trachealis genomic region, the following are encoded:
- a CDS encoding UrvD/REP family ATP-dependent DNA helicase: MSTQIAQPTVRLLPPKATEPLPELDEAGRYVLQAVQAGGNLVVLGGSGTGKTTVALHVLANAVAGAREAVLLAPTRARADRLRERAAVALMDQAGSGSGKVRVRTPVRLALDILTTYLTRRRDPLPPPVLLAGPEEDAALAEMVGAVTWPDLPPEAIESRAFRNELRNILARAGELGVSAEELADLGRVLEVHIWGPVSALLRTWDAQGRASAARRSEVRKMDSARLQDRAAEALRNWDREDVLDAPPVPDLVIVDDYQDCTAATARLLAQLTQPDARGHRAQILVLGDPDVAVETFRGGAPSLLTEARSSRTLAAQRLVLTTRHRGNNALLGVWQDQAARVPVIGQTDYRQASISQGEPRLAGQSASAACPATLPVGSAKAARLFEAAAAAPVPAPQASAGVTALLASSPVQEAAHVARALRAEHVHHQTPWEQMAVVVRSSGMLQAIAGELRRRGVPLAASDPAVLLRAEPAAAALLAVARAALKGQLGQQGSELPEHSSIITLLSSPLVGLSQLDLRHLRRHLREGRAAETSPDQYLLEVVDDDARAKEFAAELDGTALQNQAVLLARAAKIVSAVRAEAGTLWSEQLTDTPDQGSGPDIESLLWAAWDASGCAKRWQATALGLPEPQTVQSATPARQPSSNHGSGRSPSSPADDLLQEAAEHNLDVVTALFKRAEVWAERHPGAPAKNFLAELAAEVLPSDSVAPHGIRPEGVQILTPASAAGGEWEFVAVLGLCRDSWPDLRPRDSLTRSGLLVDAVTGRLPLGPDGAPKDEQDPATVRAQVRGDERRMLLAALTRARRRLLVTAVSDADNAPSSFLLEIAKAAGTPVLNDDGEPVIQPDVGDLTLRGLVSELRQALVAGSLPDADQKARDRAVDAASILAELAQEGVTGAAPAEWLGVHGPSSLVPLVVPGYPVQVSPSDVEALTACPLRWFLQRNGAGAVPSAAQQLGDLVHQLAEEAELSGLDRGQLLDRFELQLPSLGYPDTWLGQVAKERARAIAQRLAIYLGSVPGRAKVEERIRAQMTLPPPAGEQGTAVQVVIVGKMDRLEERPGESKAPHGKVRLIDLKTGQRVYPDSSHHPQLATYRLALEANGYEVDGAALVLLGKEPLKRDGGAPVLAPAGAALASNPDPETGEDWARAMLREAALAASGSRLQARTADLCRNCAVKDSCPNHPEGRRTVA, translated from the coding sequence CCCAGCCCACCGTCAGGCTACTACCGCCAAAGGCCACGGAGCCATTGCCGGAACTGGACGAGGCAGGCAGGTATGTGCTCCAAGCTGTGCAGGCCGGGGGCAACCTGGTGGTGCTGGGCGGCTCCGGCACCGGCAAAACCACCGTTGCCTTGCACGTCCTCGCTAACGCCGTCGCTGGCGCACGAGAAGCCGTGCTGCTAGCTCCCACCCGCGCACGCGCTGATCGCCTGCGTGAGCGCGCCGCAGTAGCACTGATGGATCAAGCTGGCTCTGGTTCAGGCAAGGTGCGGGTGCGTACTCCCGTGCGCCTCGCCCTGGACATCCTCACCACCTACCTGACGCGACGCCGCGACCCGTTGCCCCCACCCGTGCTGCTGGCAGGCCCCGAGGAGGATGCCGCCTTGGCGGAGATGGTCGGCGCTGTCACCTGGCCGGACCTACCACCGGAGGCGATCGAATCCCGTGCCTTCCGTAACGAGCTGCGCAACATCCTTGCACGCGCTGGCGAACTCGGCGTTAGTGCGGAGGAGCTCGCGGACCTGGGGCGGGTGCTGGAAGTTCACATCTGGGGCCCGGTCTCTGCTCTGCTGCGCACCTGGGACGCACAGGGGCGGGCCTCCGCCGCCCGGCGCTCAGAGGTCCGCAAGATGGACTCCGCCCGTCTGCAGGACCGGGCGGCTGAGGCCCTGCGAAACTGGGACCGTGAGGACGTCCTAGATGCCCCACCTGTGCCAGACCTGGTGATCGTGGACGACTACCAGGACTGCACCGCCGCCACTGCCAGACTGCTGGCCCAGCTCACTCAGCCCGACGCCCGGGGACACCGCGCCCAGATCCTTGTCCTTGGGGATCCTGATGTGGCCGTGGAAACCTTCCGGGGTGGAGCGCCCAGTCTGCTGACCGAGGCCCGGTCAAGCAGAACGCTGGCCGCGCAGCGCCTAGTGCTGACCACCCGCCACCGCGGTAACAACGCGCTGCTAGGCGTGTGGCAGGACCAGGCCGCCCGGGTTCCCGTCATTGGACAGACCGACTACCGTCAAGCCTCCATCAGTCAGGGCGAGCCGAGGCTAGCAGGCCAGTCTGCTTCGGCAGCCTGTCCTGCAACCTTGCCCGTTGGCTCGGCTAAGGCCGCTCGCTTGTTCGAGGCTGCCGCCGCAGCGCCGGTACCTGCCCCACAAGCATCTGCGGGGGTTACCGCCTTGCTGGCCTCATCTCCGGTACAGGAGGCTGCCCATGTGGCTAGGGCGTTGCGCGCGGAGCACGTACACCACCAAACGCCCTGGGAGCAGATGGCGGTAGTGGTTCGCTCTAGCGGCATGCTTCAGGCGATCGCTGGGGAACTCCGACGCCGGGGCGTGCCGCTAGCCGCCTCTGACCCCGCCGTGCTGTTGCGCGCTGAGCCTGCCGCCGCAGCACTGCTGGCAGTTGCGCGGGCTGCCCTGAAGGGGCAACTCGGCCAGCAAGGATCAGAGCTACCAGAGCACAGCAGCATCATCACCTTGCTTTCCAGCCCGCTCGTCGGTTTGTCACAGCTGGACCTGCGGCACCTACGGCGCCACCTACGTGAGGGCCGGGCCGCTGAGACCAGCCCCGACCAGTACCTGCTCGAAGTGGTGGACGATGACGCCCGGGCAAAGGAATTCGCTGCCGAACTCGACGGCACTGCACTGCAGAACCAGGCGGTGCTGCTGGCTCGCGCCGCCAAGATCGTGTCGGCAGTACGTGCGGAAGCAGGCACGCTTTGGTCTGAACAGTTGACGGACACGCCGGACCAGGGGAGTGGCCCCGACATCGAGTCCCTACTGTGGGCCGCCTGGGATGCCTCCGGCTGCGCCAAGCGATGGCAAGCCACCGCTCTCGGACTGCCCGAGCCGCAGACAGTACAGTCAGCTACCCCGGCCCGCCAGCCCAGCTCAAACCATGGCTCTGGGCGATCCCCTTCCTCCCCGGCTGATGACCTGCTACAGGAGGCTGCCGAGCACAACCTGGACGTCGTCACAGCCCTGTTCAAGCGCGCGGAGGTCTGGGCTGAGAGACATCCCGGAGCACCCGCCAAGAACTTCCTGGCCGAGTTAGCCGCTGAGGTGCTGCCATCGGACTCCGTGGCACCACACGGCATCCGCCCCGAAGGCGTCCAGATCCTTACCCCAGCTAGCGCCGCCGGAGGCGAGTGGGAGTTCGTGGCGGTCCTGGGCTTGTGCCGTGACTCCTGGCCGGATCTGCGCCCGCGCGACTCCCTGACCCGCTCGGGGCTCCTGGTCGATGCTGTCACCGGTCGCCTGCCCCTGGGCCCCGATGGCGCCCCCAAGGACGAACAGGATCCAGCCACCGTCCGTGCCCAAGTCCGTGGGGACGAGCGGCGCATGCTACTGGCGGCACTCACACGCGCCCGCCGTCGCCTACTGGTCACTGCCGTCTCCGACGCCGACAACGCGCCATCCTCATTCTTGTTGGAGATCGCGAAAGCCGCAGGCACCCCCGTGCTGAACGACGACGGCGAGCCGGTTATCCAGCCCGACGTCGGAGACCTGACCCTGCGCGGACTGGTTTCCGAACTACGCCAAGCACTGGTAGCTGGCAGTCTTCCGGACGCCGACCAGAAGGCGCGCGATCGCGCTGTAGACGCGGCGAGCATCCTTGCGGAACTGGCGCAGGAAGGCGTGACCGGCGCCGCACCCGCTGAATGGCTGGGGGTGCATGGTCCGTCATCGCTGGTCCCGCTAGTAGTACCGGGCTATCCGGTGCAGGTCAGCCCCTCGGACGTGGAAGCCCTAACCGCCTGCCCCCTGCGCTGGTTTCTGCAACGCAACGGGGCTGGGGCAGTGCCCTCAGCCGCACAGCAACTAGGCGATCTGGTACACCAGCTCGCTGAGGAGGCAGAACTGAGCGGACTAGACCGGGGCCAGCTACTTGACCGATTCGAGCTCCAGCTCCCCAGCCTGGGCTACCCGGACACATGGCTGGGGCAGGTAGCCAAGGAACGGGCACGCGCCATCGCGCAGCGGCTAGCCATCTACCTGGGATCTGTGCCCGGCAGGGCCAAGGTGGAAGAACGTATCCGCGCGCAGATGACCCTCCCTCCGCCCGCCGGAGAGCAAGGGACGGCTGTACAGGTGGTGATCGTCGGCAAGATGGACCGCCTTGAGGAACGTCCCGGCGAGAGCAAGGCACCACACGGAAAGGTCCGTCTCATCGACCTCAAGACCGGTCAGCGCGTCTATCCGGACTCCAGCCACCACCCACAGCTAGCCACCTACCGGCTGGCCCTGGAGGCAAACGGCTATGAGGTTGACGGCGCCGCCCTAGTCTTGCTTGGAAAAGAACCTCTCAAACGCGACGGCGGGGCCCCGGTCCTAGCCCCCGCAGGTGCGGCCCTCGCGTCCAACCCTGACCCTGAGACCGGGGAGGACTGGGCCCGAGCCATGCTGCGTGAGGCCGCACTCGCCGCTAGCGGCTCCAGGCTGCAAGCCCGTACTGCAGACCTGTGCCGTAACTGTGCGGTCAAGGACTCCTGCCCCAACCATCCTGAAGGCCGTAGGACCGTCGCATGA